A portion of the Mycobacterium paraseoulense genome contains these proteins:
- a CDS encoding bifunctional MaoC family dehydratase N-terminal/OB-fold nucleic acid binding domain-containing protein → MTDIHDAVAEIKAAGGPKPRAGRDPVNQPMVNNWVEAIGDRNPVYVDEAAARAAGHPGIVAPPAMIQVWTMFGLSGERPKDDPMGPLMELFDNAGYIGVVATNCEQTYHRYLRPGEHVSITSEMGDVIGPKQTGLGEGYFINQHIIWRVGDEDVAEMNWRILKFKPREEASGPAVPEDLDPDAMMRPSSSRDTAFFWEGVKAHELRIQRRPDGSLQHPPVPAVWQDKAAPIDYVVAGGNGTVFSFVVHHAPKVPGRTLPFVIALVELDEGVRMLGELRGVDPADVRIGMPVRATYIDFPAGDSGPEWTLYAWEPQA, encoded by the coding sequence ATGACCGACATCCACGACGCCGTCGCCGAGATCAAGGCGGCCGGTGGGCCCAAGCCGCGCGCCGGCCGCGACCCGGTGAACCAGCCGATGGTCAACAACTGGGTGGAGGCCATCGGCGACCGCAACCCCGTCTACGTCGACGAGGCCGCGGCCCGGGCGGCCGGGCATCCGGGAATCGTTGCCCCGCCGGCGATGATTCAGGTCTGGACCATGTTCGGCCTGAGCGGTGAGCGTCCGAAGGACGACCCGATGGGCCCCCTCATGGAGTTGTTCGACAACGCCGGCTACATCGGCGTCGTCGCCACCAACTGCGAGCAGACCTATCACCGCTACCTGCGTCCCGGCGAGCACGTCAGCATCACCTCGGAGATGGGTGACGTGATCGGGCCCAAGCAGACCGGTTTGGGTGAGGGTTATTTCATCAACCAGCACATCATCTGGCGGGTCGGGGATGAGGACGTCGCCGAGATGAACTGGCGCATCCTGAAATTCAAGCCGCGGGAAGAGGCGTCCGGGCCTGCCGTGCCCGAGGACCTGGATCCCGACGCCATGATGCGTCCCTCGTCGTCGCGGGACACCGCCTTCTTCTGGGAGGGGGTCAAGGCGCACGAGCTGCGGATCCAGCGGCGACCCGACGGCAGCCTGCAGCACCCGCCCGTGCCGGCGGTGTGGCAGGACAAGGCCGCGCCGATCGATTACGTGGTGGCCGGCGGCAACGGCACGGTGTTCAGTTTCGTCGTGCACCATGCGCCGAAGGTGCCGGGCCGTACGCTGCCATTCGTGATCGCGTTGGTCGAACTCGACGAGGGCGTGCGGATGCTGGGCGAGCTGCGCGGGGTCGACCCGGCCGACGTGAGGATTGGAATGCCGGTGCGCGCAACCTATATCGACTTCCCCGCCGGTGACAGCGGCCCGGAGTGGACACTGTATGCGTGGGAGCCGCAGGCATGA
- a CDS encoding cytochrome P450, which produces MAPPNIPADFDFLDPDVNLAGLPVEELAWLRKAEPIHWVDIPNGAGGFEDHGYWIVTRHADVKEVSKRSDIFSSWMNGAIPTWPPEMKREQVELQRSVMLNMDAPHHTRLRKIISRGFTPRAIGRLEAELAQRAQNIAKTAAAEGSGDFVEQVSCELPLQAIAGLLGVPQEDRDKLFRWSNEMTGGTDPEYAHVDPAQSSMELITYAMAMAEERGKNPTDDIVTTLIEADIEGEKLSDDEFGFFVVMLAVAGNETTRNSITHGMIAMANNPDQWELFKKERPSTTADEIIRWATPVSAFQRTANEDTELAGVQIKKGQRVVMSYRSANFDEEVFEDPHTFNILRDPNPHVGFGGTGAHYCIGANLARMTINLIFNAVADHMPDLKPIGEPERLRSGWLNGIKHWQVDYTGATR; this is translated from the coding sequence ATGGCACCCCCCAACATTCCCGCCGACTTCGACTTCCTTGACCCGGACGTCAACCTCGCCGGGCTGCCCGTCGAGGAGCTCGCCTGGCTGCGCAAGGCGGAGCCGATCCACTGGGTCGACATTCCCAACGGCGCCGGCGGGTTCGAGGACCACGGCTATTGGATCGTCACCAGGCACGCCGACGTCAAGGAGGTGTCGAAACGCAGTGACATCTTCTCCAGCTGGATGAACGGCGCCATCCCGACATGGCCGCCGGAGATGAAGCGTGAGCAGGTGGAACTGCAGCGCAGCGTCATGCTCAACATGGACGCGCCGCACCACACCCGGCTGCGCAAGATCATCTCCCGCGGGTTCACCCCGCGGGCCATCGGACGGCTGGAAGCCGAACTGGCCCAGCGGGCCCAGAACATCGCCAAGACCGCGGCGGCCGAGGGCAGCGGCGACTTCGTCGAGCAGGTCTCGTGCGAGCTGCCGCTGCAAGCCATCGCGGGGCTGCTCGGCGTTCCCCAGGAGGACCGCGACAAGCTCTTCCGCTGGTCCAACGAGATGACGGGCGGCACGGACCCCGAGTATGCGCACGTCGATCCCGCACAGTCGTCGATGGAGCTGATCACCTACGCGATGGCCATGGCCGAGGAGCGGGGCAAGAACCCGACCGACGACATCGTCACCACGCTCATCGAGGCCGACATCGAGGGCGAAAAGCTCTCCGACGACGAGTTCGGCTTCTTCGTGGTCATGCTCGCCGTGGCGGGCAACGAGACCACGCGCAACTCGATCACGCACGGCATGATCGCCATGGCCAACAACCCCGATCAGTGGGAGCTGTTCAAGAAGGAGCGCCCGTCGACCACCGCCGACGAGATCATCCGGTGGGCCACCCCGGTGTCGGCCTTCCAGCGCACCGCCAACGAGGACACCGAGTTGGCCGGTGTCCAGATCAAGAAGGGCCAGCGGGTGGTGATGTCCTACCGGTCCGCCAATTTCGACGAAGAGGTCTTCGAAGACCCGCACACCTTCAACATCCTGCGCGACCCGAATCCCCATGTCGGCTTCGGCGGCACCGGCGCCCACTACTGCATCGGCGCGAACCTGGCCCGCATGACCATCAACCTGATCTTCAACGCGGTCGCCGATCACATGCCGGACCTCAAGCCCATCGGCGAGCCGGAGCGGCTGCGGTCGGGCTGGCTCAACGGGATCAAGCACTGGCAGGTCGACTACACCGGCGCGACGCGGTGA
- a CDS encoding acyl-CoA dehydrogenase family protein translates to MDFNLTATQQAVADVVTSVLDRDLSWDALVSGGVAALPVPERLGGDGVGLPEVATVLTEVGRHGAITPALATLGFGVAPLLELASAEQQDRFLSGVAKGGVLTAALNEPGTALPDRPSTTFANGRLAGTKVAVPYAESADWIVVTADSAVVVVSPKADGVAVVKTPTSNGADEYTVTFADVAVGESDVLAGARAHRVNQLALAAVGAYADGLVAGALRLTADYVANRKQFGKPLSTFQTVAAQLAEVYIASRTIDLAAKSVVWRLSEGRDADDDLDVLGYWITSQAPPVMQTCHHLHGGMGMDVTYPMHRYYSTIKDLSRLLGGSSHRLDLVGAQCS, encoded by the coding sequence ATGGACTTCAACCTCACTGCGACGCAACAGGCCGTCGCCGACGTGGTGACGTCCGTTCTGGATCGTGACCTCAGCTGGGACGCGCTGGTCAGCGGGGGCGTGGCGGCGCTGCCGGTGCCCGAACGCCTCGGCGGCGACGGCGTGGGCCTGCCCGAGGTTGCCACGGTGCTCACCGAGGTGGGTCGTCACGGCGCCATCACGCCCGCGCTGGCCACGCTCGGCTTCGGCGTGGCGCCGCTGCTTGAGCTGGCCTCCGCCGAACAGCAGGACCGGTTCCTGAGCGGCGTCGCCAAGGGTGGCGTGCTGACTGCCGCACTCAACGAGCCCGGCACCGCGCTGCCCGATCGGCCGTCGACGACGTTCGCCAACGGCCGCCTGGCGGGCACCAAAGTGGCTGTGCCGTATGCCGAATCGGCCGACTGGATCGTCGTGACCGCCGACAGCGCGGTGGTGGTGGTGTCGCCGAAGGCCGACGGCGTGGCGGTGGTTAAGACGCCGACATCGAACGGTGCGGACGAGTACACCGTCACGTTCGCCGACGTCGCTGTCGGCGAGTCCGACGTGCTGGCCGGAGCCCGGGCGCATCGGGTCAACCAGCTTGCCTTGGCGGCCGTCGGCGCTTATGCCGACGGGCTGGTGGCCGGGGCGCTGCGCCTGACCGCGGACTACGTGGCCAACCGCAAGCAGTTCGGCAAGCCGCTGTCCACGTTCCAGACGGTGGCGGCGCAACTCGCCGAGGTCTACATCGCCTCGCGCACGATCGATTTGGCGGCCAAGTCGGTGGTGTGGCGGCTGTCCGAGGGCCGGGACGCCGACGACGACCTCGACGTTCTCGGTTACTGGATCACCTCGCAGGCGCCGCCGGTCATGCAGACCTGCCATCATCTACACGGCGGCATGGGGATGGACGTCACCTACCCGATGCACCGGTACTACTCGACGATCAAGGACCTGTCCCGACTGCTGGGCGGTTCTTCTCATCGGCTCGACTTGGTGGGAGCGCAATGTTCATAG
- a CDS encoding MaoC family dehydratase, which yields MSAPAIEVGTVLPELKLHGDPTFIISTALATRDFQDVHHDRDLAQAKGSKDIFVNILTDTGLVQRYVTDWAGPSALIKSIGLRLGVPWYAYDTVTFSGEVTAVEDGLITVKVFGRNSLGDHVIATVTLTMGDS from the coding sequence ATGAGCGCGCCGGCGATCGAAGTGGGCACCGTACTGCCCGAACTCAAGCTGCACGGCGACCCCACCTTCATCATCTCGACGGCCCTGGCCACGCGGGACTTCCAGGACGTGCACCACGACCGGGACCTGGCACAGGCCAAGGGGTCGAAGGACATCTTCGTCAACATCCTCACCGACACCGGCCTGGTGCAGCGCTACGTCACCGACTGGGCGGGCCCGTCGGCGCTGATCAAGTCCATCGGGCTGCGGCTCGGCGTGCCGTGGTACGCCTACGACACGGTGACCTTCTCCGGTGAGGTGACCGCCGTGGAGGACGGCCTGATCACGGTGAAGGTGTTCGGGCGCAACAGCCTTGGCGATCACGTCATCGCGACCGTGACACTGACGATGGGGGATTCCTGA
- a CDS encoding lipid-transfer protein — translation MLSGKAAIVGIGATDFSKDSGRSELRLAAEAVLDALDDAGLSPSDVDGLTTFTMDTNNETAVARAVGIGDLKFFSQIGYGGGAACATVQQAAMAVATGVADVVVAYRAFNERSGMRFGQVQARLAGDARAQADSTAADNSFSYPHGLSTPAAQVAMIAQRYMHSSGATSRDFGVISVADRKHAAKNPKAYFYGKPITIEDHQNSRWIAEPLRLLDCCQETDGAVAIVVTSVERARDLKQRPAVIEAASQGSSPDQYTMVSYYRPELGLPEMGVVGQQLWQQSGLKPSDIQTAVLYDHFTPFTLIQLEELGFCGKGEAKDFIADGAIEIGGRLPINTHGGQLGEAYIHGMNGIAEGVRQLRGTSVNPVPDVEHVLVTAGTGVPTSGLILG, via the coding sequence ATGTTGTCGGGCAAGGCCGCGATCGTCGGCATCGGCGCCACCGACTTCTCGAAGGACTCCGGTCGAAGCGAGCTGCGGTTGGCCGCCGAGGCGGTGTTGGACGCGTTGGACGACGCGGGCCTTTCGCCGTCGGACGTCGACGGGCTGACCACCTTCACGATGGACACCAACAACGAGACCGCGGTGGCCCGCGCGGTCGGTATCGGTGACCTGAAGTTCTTCTCGCAGATCGGTTACGGTGGCGGCGCCGCGTGTGCGACCGTCCAGCAGGCGGCGATGGCCGTCGCCACCGGGGTGGCCGACGTCGTGGTGGCGTACCGGGCGTTCAACGAACGGTCGGGCATGCGGTTCGGCCAGGTGCAGGCCCGGCTGGCGGGAGACGCCCGCGCGCAGGCCGATTCGACCGCCGCCGACAATTCCTTCTCCTACCCGCATGGTCTGTCCACACCGGCCGCCCAGGTCGCCATGATCGCCCAGCGCTACATGCACTCCTCCGGTGCGACCAGCCGCGACTTCGGCGTCATCTCGGTGGCCGACCGCAAGCACGCCGCGAAGAATCCCAAGGCGTACTTCTACGGGAAGCCGATCACCATTGAGGATCACCAGAATTCGCGATGGATCGCCGAGCCGCTGCGGCTGCTGGACTGCTGCCAGGAAACCGACGGTGCGGTCGCGATCGTGGTGACTTCGGTGGAGCGCGCGCGGGACCTCAAGCAGCGGCCGGCCGTCATCGAGGCGGCGTCGCAGGGCTCGAGCCCCGACCAGTACACGATGGTCAGCTACTACCGGCCGGAACTGGGCCTACCGGAGATGGGCGTGGTGGGGCAGCAGCTGTGGCAGCAGTCCGGCCTGAAGCCGTCCGACATCCAGACCGCCGTCTTGTACGACCATTTCACCCCCTTCACGCTGATTCAGTTGGAGGAGTTGGGATTCTGCGGTAAGGGCGAGGCCAAGGACTTCATCGCCGACGGTGCGATCGAAATCGGTGGGCGGCTTCCCATCAACACCCATGGCGGTCAACTCGGTGAGGCCTACATCCATGGCATGAACGGCATCGCCGAGGGGGTCCGGCAATTGCGCGGGACCTCGGTGAACCCGGTGCCCGACGTCGAACACGTGCTGGTCACCGCGGGCACCGGCGTCCCCACGTCGGGCCTGATTCTCGGCTAG
- a CDS encoding steroid 3-ketoacyl-CoA thiolase translates to MGNPVIVEATRSPIGKRNGWLSGLHATELLGAVQKALVEKAGIDAGDVEQVIGGCVTQFGEQSNNITRVSWLVAGLPEHVGATTVDCQCGSSQQANGLIAGLIAAGAIDIGIACGIEAMSRVGLGANAGPDRSILRPASWDIDLPDQFTAAERIAKRRGITRDDIDQFGYESQAKAKQAWEEGRFDREISPIEAPALDENKQPTSERVTISRDQGLRETTLSGLSALKPVIEGGIHTAGTSSQISDGAAAVLWMDEDKAKALGLRPRARIVSQALIGAEPYYHLDGPVQSTAKVLEKAGMKMGDIDLVEINEAFASVVLSWARVHEPDMARVNVNGGAIALGHPVGSTGSRLITTALHELERTDQTTALITMCAGGALSTGTIIERI, encoded by the coding sequence ATGGGTAACCCGGTAATCGTCGAAGCCACCCGCAGCCCGATCGGCAAGCGGAACGGATGGCTGTCAGGGCTGCACGCCACCGAGCTGCTCGGTGCGGTGCAGAAGGCACTGGTGGAGAAGGCCGGCATCGATGCGGGCGACGTCGAACAGGTGATCGGCGGCTGCGTGACGCAGTTCGGCGAGCAGTCCAACAACATCACCCGGGTGAGCTGGCTCGTCGCCGGGCTGCCCGAACACGTCGGCGCCACGACCGTGGACTGCCAGTGCGGCAGCAGCCAGCAGGCCAACGGCCTGATCGCCGGCCTGATCGCGGCCGGCGCGATCGACATCGGCATCGCGTGCGGAATCGAGGCCATGAGCCGCGTCGGACTCGGCGCCAACGCCGGTCCCGACCGCAGCATCCTGCGGCCCGCGTCGTGGGACATCGACCTGCCCGACCAGTTCACCGCCGCTGAGCGGATCGCCAAGCGGCGCGGCATCACGCGTGACGACATCGACCAGTTCGGTTACGAGTCGCAGGCCAAGGCCAAGCAGGCCTGGGAGGAAGGCCGTTTCGATCGCGAGATCTCCCCGATCGAGGCGCCGGCGCTGGACGAGAACAAGCAACCGACGTCGGAGCGGGTCACCATCTCCCGCGACCAGGGCCTGCGGGAGACGACTCTGTCGGGCCTTTCCGCGCTGAAGCCGGTCATCGAGGGCGGGATCCACACGGCGGGAACGTCGTCGCAGATCTCCGACGGGGCCGCGGCCGTGTTGTGGATGGACGAGGACAAGGCCAAGGCGCTCGGGCTGCGGCCGCGGGCGCGCATCGTCAGCCAGGCGCTCATCGGCGCCGAGCCGTACTACCACCTGGACGGCCCGGTGCAGTCGACGGCCAAGGTGCTGGAGAAGGCCGGCATGAAGATGGGCGACATCGACCTGGTAGAGATCAACGAGGCCTTCGCGTCGGTGGTGCTGTCGTGGGCGCGAGTCCACGAGCCCGACATGGCCAGGGTCAACGTCAACGGCGGTGCCATCGCGCTGGGCCACCCGGTGGGCAGCACCGGCAGCAGGCTGATCACCACCGCCCTGCACGAGCTGGAGCGCACCGATCAGACCACCGCGCTGATCACCATGTGCGCGGGCGGGGCCCTGTCGACCGGCACCATCATCGAGCGCATCTAG
- the fadE29 gene encoding acyl-CoA dehydrogenase FadE29 → MFIDLTPEQRQLQAELREYFSNLISSDEMKAMEQDRHNEAYRAVIRRMGRDGKLGVGWPKEFGGLGFGPIEQSIFVNEAHRADVPLPAVTLQTVGPTLQQFGSEAQKKKFLPAILAGEVHFAIGYSEPEAGTDLASLRTTAVRQGDEYIVNGQKMWTTGGHDADYIWLACRTDPEAVKHKGISILIVDTKDPGFSWTPIILSDGAHHTNATYYNDVRVPADMLVGEENGGWRLITTQLNNERVMLGPAGRTAGIYDRLHSWASKPGSDGITPIDHQDVKRALGEIHAMWRINELLNWQVAAAGEDINMADAAATKVFGTERIQYIGRLAEEIVGKYGNPADSDTAELLNWLDSQTKRNLVITFGGGVNEVMREMIAAAGLKVPRVPR, encoded by the coding sequence ATGTTCATAGACCTGACTCCGGAGCAGCGCCAGCTGCAAGCGGAACTGCGGGAGTACTTTTCGAACCTGATCTCGTCCGACGAGATGAAGGCGATGGAGCAGGACCGGCACAACGAGGCCTACCGCGCGGTGATCAGGCGGATGGGCCGGGACGGCAAGCTCGGCGTGGGGTGGCCAAAGGAGTTCGGCGGCTTGGGCTTCGGTCCCATCGAGCAGTCGATCTTCGTCAACGAGGCGCATCGGGCCGACGTTCCGCTGCCCGCCGTCACCCTGCAGACCGTCGGTCCGACGCTGCAGCAGTTCGGTAGTGAGGCGCAGAAGAAGAAGTTCCTGCCGGCGATCTTGGCGGGCGAGGTGCACTTCGCGATCGGCTACAGCGAACCAGAGGCGGGCACCGACCTGGCGTCCCTGCGAACCACCGCCGTCCGTCAGGGCGACGAGTACATCGTCAACGGCCAGAAGATGTGGACCACCGGCGGGCACGACGCCGACTACATCTGGCTGGCCTGCCGCACCGACCCGGAAGCCGTGAAGCACAAGGGCATTTCGATCCTGATCGTCGACACGAAGGATCCCGGATTCTCTTGGACCCCGATCATCCTGTCCGACGGCGCGCACCACACCAACGCCACGTACTACAACGACGTGCGGGTGCCGGCGGACATGCTGGTCGGCGAGGAGAACGGCGGCTGGCGGCTCATCACCACCCAGCTCAACAACGAACGCGTCATGCTCGGCCCGGCGGGCCGCACTGCCGGCATCTACGACCGTTTGCACTCCTGGGCATCCAAGCCGGGCAGCGACGGGATAACCCCGATCGACCATCAGGACGTCAAGCGGGCGCTCGGCGAGATCCACGCGATGTGGCGGATCAACGAGCTGCTCAACTGGCAGGTGGCCGCGGCCGGTGAAGACATCAACATGGCCGACGCCGCGGCCACGAAAGTCTTTGGCACCGAGCGCATTCAGTACATCGGCCGACTCGCCGAAGAGATCGTCGGCAAGTATGGCAACCCGGCCGACTCGGACACCGCCGAGCTGCTTAACTGGCTGGACTCGCAAACCAAGCGCAACCTGGTCATCACCTTCGGTGGAGGCGTCAACGAAGTCATGCGAGAGATGATCGCGGCGGCGGGCCTCAAAGTGCCGAGGGTGCCCCGATGA